From Girardinichthys multiradiatus isolate DD_20200921_A chromosome 3, DD_fGirMul_XY1, whole genome shotgun sequence, the proteins below share one genomic window:
- the hspb6 gene encoding heat shock protein beta-6 isoform X2, with product MDFIVPPTTTTGGILWEKVLPPRLTGSHGYYNWSPSLLIPETDNVSSAEVYCDDIGFTVQVDVKHFNPEDLLVKVVGDFVEVQGKHKELKEGQGFTTLQFNRRYRIPKGVNIMALESAVSPEGILIISAPMLQTESTRCLT from the exons ATGGATTTTATTGTGCCTCCCACCACAACAACTGGGGGTATTTTATGGGAGAAGGTTTTACCTCCTCGGCTGACCGGGTCTCATGGTTATTATAACTGGTCGCCATCATTACTGATTCCAGAGACCGATAATGTCAGTTCTGCAGAG GTCTACTGTGATGACATTGGATTTACCGTTCAAGTTGATGTAAAGCATTTCAACCCAGAGGACCTACTGGTCAAAGTCGTTGGGGACTTTGTAGAAGTGcaaggaaaacacaaagaactgaAG GAGGGCCAAGGCTTTACAACACTGCAGTTTAACCGCCGCTACCGAATCCCAAAGGGGGTAAACATCATGGCGCTGGAGTCAGCCGTCTCCCCTGAAGGCATCCTCATCATATCAGCGCCAATGCTGCAGACTGAAAGCACAAGATGCCTGACTTAA
- the psenen gene encoding gamma-secretase subunit PEN-2 isoform X2 — MNLERLPNEEKLSLCRKYYLGGFALLPFLWLVNVVWFFKEAFVKPPFTEQTQIKTYVKRSAMGLSFWVTVLTTWITIYQHFRAQWGEVGDNLSFTIPLGTP, encoded by the exons ATGAACCTGGAGCGACTTCCCAACGAAGAGAAACTCAGCCTTTGTAGAAAATATTACCTGG GGGGTTTTGCTCTTCTTCCTTTCCTGTGGCTCGTAAACgttgtttggttttttaagGAAGCCTTTGTGAAGCCGCCCTTCACCGAACAAACCCAAATTAAAACAT ATGTGAAGCGATCAGCAATGGGTTTGTCGTTTTGGGTCACAGTATTGACGACATGGATCACAATTTACCAACACTTCAGAGCACAGTGGGGGGAGGTGGGGGATAACCTTTCGTTCACGATTCCGCTGGGCACTCCTTGA
- the hspb6 gene encoding heat shock protein beta-6 isoform X1 codes for MDFIVPPTTTTGGILWEKVLPPRLTGSHGYYNWSPSLLIPETDNVSSAEVYCDDIGFTVQVDVKHFNPEDLLVKVVGDFVEVQGKHKELKKEGQGFTTLQFNRRYRIPKGVNIMALESAVSPEGILIISAPMLQTESTRCLT; via the exons ATGGATTTTATTGTGCCTCCCACCACAACAACTGGGGGTATTTTATGGGAGAAGGTTTTACCTCCTCGGCTGACCGGGTCTCATGGTTATTATAACTGGTCGCCATCATTACTGATTCCAGAGACCGATAATGTCAGTTCTGCAGAG GTCTACTGTGATGACATTGGATTTACCGTTCAAGTTGATGTAAAGCATTTCAACCCAGAGGACCTACTGGTCAAAGTCGTTGGGGACTTTGTAGAAGTGcaaggaaaacacaaagaactgaAG AAGGAGGGCCAAGGCTTTACAACACTGCAGTTTAACCGCCGCTACCGAATCCCAAAGGGGGTAAACATCATGGCGCTGGAGTCAGCCGTCTCCCCTGAAGGCATCCTCATCATATCAGCGCCAATGCTGCAGACTGAAAGCACAAGATGCCTGACTTAA